A stretch of the uncultured Trichococcus sp. genome encodes the following:
- a CDS encoding Cof-type HAD-IIB family hydrolase, with translation MAIKAIVLDIDGTLLNDQKVITPRTRESLLRAQEAGVKLVLASGRPLPAMLKFSKELKMEHYHGLLLSNNGACVTDCATDEMLFSQSISEEIGAALLTHLEQFEVKPMIAHKDYMYVNDVYDCMITVPPYGLRNIIEYESRSGNFKLCEVEHLADFVDFPLHKILIAGEPDYLAQHWQEIMRPFEGRINGFFSAPFYFEIADKGIDKAYALNKTLRSLGINAEQVISFGDGQNDASIIAYAGVGVAMGNAIDALKASANEITLSNNEDGIAHMLERYL, from the coding sequence ATGGCAATCAAAGCGATTGTGCTGGACATCGATGGCACATTACTGAATGACCAGAAAGTAATCACGCCAAGGACGAGAGAATCATTATTGCGGGCTCAAGAAGCCGGCGTGAAACTTGTGCTGGCTTCCGGTAGGCCCTTGCCGGCGATGCTGAAATTCTCAAAAGAACTAAAGATGGAACACTATCATGGCTTGCTTCTTTCCAATAATGGGGCTTGTGTGACAGATTGTGCAACGGATGAGATGCTCTTCAGTCAAAGCATTTCCGAAGAAATAGGAGCAGCGCTGCTGACGCACTTGGAGCAATTCGAAGTCAAACCAATGATTGCGCACAAAGATTATATGTATGTGAATGACGTGTATGATTGCATGATCACCGTACCGCCGTATGGTTTGCGGAACATCATCGAATACGAATCGCGCAGCGGCAATTTCAAATTGTGCGAAGTGGAACATCTGGCGGACTTTGTCGATTTCCCCCTGCATAAAATTTTGATCGCGGGAGAACCGGATTACTTGGCGCAGCACTGGCAAGAAATCATGCGGCCATTTGAAGGGCGGATCAATGGCTTTTTCTCGGCGCCGTTCTATTTCGAGATTGCCGACAAAGGCATCGACAAAGCCTATGCGCTGAACAAGACACTGCGGTCATTGGGGATCAATGCCGAGCAGGTCATCTCATTCGGGGACGGGCAGAACGATGCGTCCATCATTGCCTATGCAGGAGTCGGCGTCGCGATGGGTAATGCGATTGACGCGCTGAAAGCGAGCGCGAACGAAATCACCTTGTCCAACAACGAAGACGGCATCGCCCATATGCTTGAGAGATATTTGTGA
- a CDS encoding SagB/ThcOx family dehydrogenase — protein MARYEEQRNFLKSDFKTFSAIETDKQKGIPQPPNVKAYDAEAEIVDLPAVDGEVVKKENIYEIIKERRSVRHYAKDALTIDELSYLLWSTQAITGTNRSGITFRTVPCSGGTHSFETYLFILNVDGLEKGVYRYLADCHKLLYLSEVNDIDEQVDKMTLDQPFVPNFAKRASVIFSWSCIPYRSEWKYDITAHKKILIDIGAVMENLYLTSESIDAGTCALGIYDQDMVDELLHLDGEDEFTIFLAAVGKKVEKKERR, from the coding sequence ATGGCAAGATACGAGGAACAACGCAATTTTCTGAAGTCGGATTTCAAAACATTCAGCGCGATCGAAACGGATAAACAGAAAGGGATTCCGCAACCGCCGAACGTCAAAGCCTACGATGCTGAAGCAGAAATCGTGGACTTGCCTGCCGTCGACGGCGAGGTTGTGAAGAAGGAGAACATCTACGAAATCATCAAAGAAAGAAGAAGCGTGCGCCACTATGCGAAAGACGCGCTCACGATAGATGAACTTTCCTACTTATTGTGGAGCACGCAGGCCATCACGGGAACCAACCGATCGGGCATCACTTTCCGCACGGTCCCATGCAGCGGCGGAACGCACTCCTTTGAGACGTATTTGTTCATCCTCAATGTGGACGGTTTGGAAAAGGGTGTATACCGTTATTTGGCGGATTGCCACAAATTGCTATACCTGAGCGAAGTCAACGACATCGATGAACAAGTCGACAAAATGACGCTCGATCAACCATTCGTGCCGAACTTCGCCAAACGCGCATCGGTCATCTTCTCCTGGAGTTGCATCCCTTACCGCTCGGAGTGGAAATACGATATCACCGCCCACAAAAAGATCCTGATCGACATCGGCGCGGTTATGGAAAACCTGTACCTGACGAGCGAATCGATCGATGCCGGCACGTGCGCACTCGGTATCTACGACCAGGACATGGTTGACGAACTGCTGCATCTGGACGGCGAAGATGAATTCACGATCTTCCTGGCGGCTGTCGGCAAGAAAGTGGAGAAGAAAGAACGCAGATAA
- a CDS encoding patatin family protein: protein MDQNIEKVSLIIEGGAMRGVFCAGVISTLLRQEIYLDYVIGVSSGSVNGINYVSRDLPRTKASFVDIAANPAFSGMKYLINGQGYFNTKYIYEDAITTDVPFEFDSFKHNQTSMKIVATDMETAKPVYFDKEDIATTEELALKIRASSTVPLLMPPTQINGKYYLDGGIVDSLPIEKAIEDGNHKHVIILTRPRGYIKEKQRFNAIIRRHLRAYPEIIAAIEQRHINYNSSMALIRQLERENKAFVIAPDQLSIGRMERNVQRLDAYYQYAERAAERQLPELLAFLSSH, encoded by the coding sequence ATGGACCAAAATATAGAAAAAGTATCGCTGATTATCGAAGGCGGTGCCATGCGGGGCGTGTTTTGCGCAGGAGTCATCAGCACCCTGTTGCGTCAAGAAATCTATTTGGATTATGTCATCGGTGTGTCTTCCGGGTCGGTTAATGGCATCAATTATGTCAGCCGGGACCTCCCCCGAACAAAAGCTTCATTTGTGGATATCGCCGCAAATCCAGCTTTTTCCGGAATGAAGTATCTCATAAACGGCCAAGGATACTTCAACACCAAATACATCTATGAAGATGCAATCACAACCGATGTTCCCTTCGAATTCGATTCCTTCAAGCACAATCAAACTTCCATGAAAATCGTTGCAACAGACATGGAAACCGCAAAGCCTGTTTATTTCGATAAAGAAGATATCGCAACCACCGAAGAATTGGCACTCAAAATCAGGGCATCTTCCACTGTTCCGCTGCTGATGCCGCCTACCCAAATCAATGGCAAATACTATCTGGACGGTGGCATCGTCGACTCGCTTCCGATTGAAAAAGCGATTGAGGACGGCAATCACAAACACGTGATCATCCTGACACGCCCACGCGGCTACATCAAAGAAAAGCAGCGGTTCAATGCCATCATCCGACGGCATCTACGGGCCTATCCCGAAATCATAGCGGCCATAGAACAGCGGCACATCAATTACAACAGCTCGATGGCATTGATTAGGCAATTGGAACGGGAGAACAAGGCTTTTGTGATTGCACCCGATCAGCTTTCTATAGGCAGGATGGAACGGAACGTGCAGCGTCTGGATGCATACTATCAGTACGCAGAACGCGCCGCGGAAAGACAGCTGCCTGAGTTGTTGGCCTTTTTGTCAAGTCACTGA
- a CDS encoding ABC transporter ATP-binding protein has product MLKRFFGYYKPYKHLFLLDFCCAILAAVLELSFPIVVNSVIDSILPSGQWNLILMVSLGLLMLYIVNTALQYIVVYFGHVLGTNIETDMRRELYGHMQKQPFSYYDDQKTGKLMARLTTDLFEISEVAHHGPEDIFITIITLLGSFLLMLQIHVALAIATFVMIPFITIALVFFNKKMTKINTRIFEDLGEFSAGIEASVSGIRVVQAFANEAYEAKRFEGLNQAYRRSKIAFYKMMGISSSYNYLLIRLINLFALFFGAYYTIQGQLSYGEFVGFILLSNIFVRPIEKVNTMIESYPKGIAGFRRFTEELDRTPDILDKPGAIEVSHLNGDIVYSQVSFGYDGSKKVLDRINLKIRAGETVAFVGPSGAGKTTLCNLLPRFYEATEGTITVDGNNIQDLTLQSLRNQIGVVQQDVFLFPGTVRENIAYGKLDATDSEIEQAAQMANLDKVIAEMPLGFDTLIGERGVKLSGGQKQRLSIARMFLKNPPILILDEATSALDTETEQVIQESLDNLSKGRTTLIIAHRLTTIKHADRIIVVDEQGISEQGSHKELLAQDGTYRRLYEAQFLGIDQ; this is encoded by the coding sequence ATGCTTAAACGTTTTTTCGGCTATTATAAACCCTACAAGCATCTGTTTTTGCTTGATTTTTGTTGTGCTATTTTGGCGGCTGTCCTGGAACTTTCTTTCCCGATCGTCGTCAACAGCGTCATTGATTCCATTTTGCCTTCCGGGCAGTGGAATTTGATCCTCATGGTTTCGCTGGGCCTGTTAATGTTGTACATCGTCAACACAGCGCTGCAGTACATCGTCGTCTATTTCGGGCACGTGCTGGGCACCAACATCGAGACCGATATGCGCCGGGAACTCTACGGCCACATGCAGAAGCAGCCCTTCAGTTACTACGATGACCAAAAGACCGGAAAATTGATGGCGCGGCTGACGACGGATCTGTTCGAGATTTCCGAAGTGGCGCATCACGGACCTGAGGATATCTTCATCACCATCATCACGCTGTTGGGATCGTTTCTGTTGATGCTGCAGATCCATGTGGCGTTGGCGATTGCCACTTTTGTCATGATTCCCTTCATTACGATTGCGCTCGTTTTTTTCAATAAGAAAATGACCAAAATCAACACCCGCATTTTTGAAGATCTGGGTGAATTCAGCGCGGGGATTGAAGCTTCGGTCAGCGGTATCCGCGTCGTGCAGGCATTCGCAAACGAAGCTTATGAAGCGAAACGGTTCGAAGGATTGAACCAAGCTTATCGCCGTTCCAAAATTGCCTTCTACAAAATGATGGGCATCAGTTCGTCCTATAACTATCTGCTGATCCGGCTGATCAACCTGTTCGCGCTGTTCTTCGGAGCTTATTACACGATCCAGGGCCAGCTTTCCTACGGCGAGTTCGTCGGGTTCATCCTCTTGTCCAATATCTTTGTGCGTCCGATCGAAAAAGTGAATACGATGATCGAAAGTTATCCGAAAGGCATCGCCGGCTTCCGGCGCTTCACCGAAGAGTTGGACCGCACACCGGATATTCTGGACAAACCGGGCGCCATCGAAGTGAGCCATCTTAATGGCGACATCGTCTATAGCCAAGTATCGTTCGGCTATGACGGTTCCAAAAAAGTATTGGACAGGATCAATCTGAAGATCCGCGCTGGTGAGACAGTCGCTTTCGTCGGTCCAAGCGGCGCGGGGAAAACAACTTTGTGCAACCTCCTTCCCCGCTTTTACGAAGCGACAGAAGGGACGATCACCGTCGACGGCAACAACATCCAGGATTTGACCTTGCAGTCCTTGCGCAATCAAATCGGTGTCGTGCAGCAGGATGTCTTCCTATTCCCAGGAACCGTCAGAGAAAACATCGCCTACGGGAAACTGGACGCTACCGATTCCGAGATTGAGCAGGCAGCACAGATGGCCAATCTCGACAAGGTTATCGCAGAGATGCCACTTGGATTCGATACGTTGATCGGGGAACGCGGGGTCAAATTATCCGGCGGGCAAAAGCAGCGGCTTTCGATTGCGCGCATGTTCCTGAAAAATCCTCCGATCCTGATTCTGGATGAGGCGACTTCCGCGCTGGATACCGAGACCGAACAAGTCATCCAGGAATCGTTGGATAACTTGTCTAAAGGTCGGACGACATTGATCATCGCGCACCGTTTGACGACCATCAAGCATGCCGACAGAATCATCGTCGTCGATGAACAAGGGATTTCCGAACAGGGATCACACAAGGAATTGCTGGCTCAGGACGGAACCTACCGGCGCCTCTATGAGGCCCAGTTCTTGGGGATCGACCAATAG
- a CDS encoding ABC transporter ATP-binding protein translates to MIRFDHVNVIREKRKILNDINWHVNKGEHWAILGLNGSGKTTLLQLLNGYLWPSSGKLVVLGETFGQTAIPDLRKRIGWVSSALQQQLNPNDIAEHIVLSGKFATIGVWTIPTEAEKQQALDLLIKCGGKELIGFRYGILSQGQQQIILIARALMAKPEILILDEPCNGLDLFAKEQLLEDIQRIADEPGGPTMIYVSHHTEEILPCFKKLLLLKNGSIHKIGKTVDLLKEEVLNDFYEKPVQTIRMSKNRLAVFPKGRN, encoded by the coding sequence ATGATCAGATTCGATCACGTGAATGTCATTCGTGAAAAACGAAAAATTTTGAATGACATTAATTGGCACGTAAATAAAGGGGAACATTGGGCCATACTCGGCTTAAACGGGTCCGGAAAGACAACCTTGCTGCAGCTTTTGAATGGCTATCTGTGGCCCAGCAGCGGCAAACTGGTTGTTTTGGGAGAGACTTTCGGACAAACGGCCATACCGGATTTGCGCAAACGGATAGGCTGGGTCAGCTCGGCGCTGCAGCAACAGCTGAATCCCAATGATATTGCCGAACATATCGTGCTGAGCGGCAAATTTGCTACGATAGGCGTCTGGACTATCCCTACAGAGGCCGAAAAACAGCAGGCGCTGGATCTGTTGATCAAATGCGGCGGCAAAGAATTGATCGGGTTTCGCTACGGCATCCTGTCCCAAGGGCAGCAACAGATCATTTTGATTGCCCGAGCTCTGATGGCGAAACCGGAAATCCTGATTTTGGACGAGCCTTGCAACGGCTTGGACCTGTTCGCAAAAGAGCAGCTTTTGGAGGATATTCAGCGGATCGCGGACGAGCCTGGAGGGCCGACGATGATCTATGTGAGTCACCACACCGAGGAGATCCTGCCTTGCTTCAAGAAACTGCTGCTGTTGAAGAATGGTTCCATCCACAAAATCGGCAAGACTGTCGACTTGCTGAAGGAGGAAGTCCTGAATGATTTCTACGAAAAGCCGGTGCAGACGATCCGCATGTCCAAAAACAGGCTAGCGGTTTTTCCGAAAGGACGCAACTAA
- a CDS encoding helix-turn-helix transcriptional regulator: MAIIINIDVMLAKRKMSVTELSQHVGITMANLSILKTGKAKAIRFSTLEAICKALDCQPGDILEYREDAEEE, from the coding sequence ATGGCAATAATCATCAATATAGACGTCATGTTGGCAAAAAGAAAGATGAGCGTCACGGAACTGTCGCAGCACGTCGGCATCACGATGGCTAATTTGTCCATCCTGAAAACCGGAAAAGCGAAGGCGATCCGCTTCTCGACCTTGGAAGCCATCTGCAAAGCCTTGGACTGCCAGCCCGGTGACATTCTGGAATACCGAGAGGACGCAGAAGAGGAGTAG
- the lepB gene encoding signal peptidase I, which translates to MRKWRTIAVSMLSLALLAGCSGAKPESTVEAFFTAGQQLDAEAMMEATLSSVRPLSARTVELPLDESNTYLLEYFKKSADKISFEVTNTAVEDDRAVVTVDAKYMDGAPLIKATVSSVLLKMSSSEFNGTEATEEVNHIFADTIKEQMEAVPETYIEKTLKIDLVKEENKWYILEITDEMLDVVMAGFTSLGTNLFYHFQVVGNSMLPTLESGDRLMLINLEKVNRFDIVVFPVPDGTEQEYVKRVIGLPGDEIKYFQDELYINGEKVEEHYLEEFKEDSNQSLTGDFTLFSLTGEATVPENMYFVLGDNRNVSKDSRVFGFIPAEQIKGFIPTEHLESTVDFEVWPLNKIGIITDNGVAE; encoded by the coding sequence ATGAGAAAATGGAGAACAATCGCAGTATCGATGCTGTCACTAGCTTTATTGGCCGGCTGTAGTGGCGCAAAACCTGAATCAACAGTCGAGGCGTTTTTTACAGCAGGGCAACAACTTGACGCCGAAGCAATGATGGAGGCCACTTTGTCTTCGGTTCGTCCATTGTCAGCGAGAACGGTTGAGCTCCCACTGGATGAATCAAATACATATCTATTGGAATATTTCAAAAAAAGTGCCGATAAAATTTCCTTTGAAGTGACGAATACTGCAGTTGAGGATGATAGAGCAGTCGTTACGGTAGACGCGAAGTATATGGATGGCGCACCGTTGATCAAAGCAACTGTCAGTTCAGTGCTCTTGAAAATGTCATCTTCGGAGTTCAACGGTACGGAAGCGACAGAAGAAGTTAATCATATATTCGCTGATACGATAAAAGAGCAAATGGAAGCAGTTCCTGAAACGTACATCGAGAAAACTTTGAAAATTGATTTGGTCAAAGAAGAAAATAAGTGGTACATCTTAGAAATAACTGATGAAATGTTGGATGTAGTCATGGCAGGATTTACGTCACTCGGTACAAACCTATTTTATCATTTTCAGGTCGTAGGGAATTCTATGTTGCCCACCTTAGAGTCCGGGGACAGGCTGATGCTAATCAATTTGGAAAAAGTCAATCGGTTCGATATTGTTGTCTTCCCAGTGCCAGACGGAACAGAGCAGGAATATGTGAAGAGGGTCATCGGTCTTCCTGGAGATGAAATCAAATATTTCCAGGACGAGCTGTACATTAATGGCGAAAAAGTCGAGGAACACTATCTTGAGGAGTTTAAAGAGGACTCGAATCAGAGTTTGACTGGAGATTTCACACTTTTCAGCCTGACAGGGGAAGCAACCGTCCCAGAGAATATGTATTTCGTTCTGGGAGATAACCGCAACGTTTCAAAAGACAGTCGTGTTTTCGGGTTTATCCCGGCAGAGCAGATTAAAGGTTTCATACCAACAGAGCATCTTGAAAGTACAGTCGATTTTGAAGTCTGGCCATTAAATAAGATAGGAATCATCACGGATAATGGTGTAGCCGAATAA
- a CDS encoding GNAT family N-acetyltransferase — translation MNFDSGESRFYKKDENENLICEITYSIADSSMIVIDRTFVNDDYRGQGIAAQLVDRVVEMAREENKKIVPRCPFAKGMLEKNSSLYADVIE, via the coding sequence ATGAACTTTGATAGCGGCGAATCACGTTTCTACAAAAAAGACGAAAACGAAAACTTAATCTGTGAAATCACCTATTCCATTGCAGACAGCAGCATGATCGTCATCGACCGTACCTTTGTGAATGATGATTACCGTGGCCAGGGAATTGCCGCGCAATTGGTTGATCGCGTGGTGGAAATGGCCAGGGAGGAAAACAAAAAAATCGTACCTCGCTGCCCTTTCGCCAAAGGCATGCTCGAAAAAAACAGCTCACTTTACGCAGATGTAATAGAATAG
- a CDS encoding ARMT1-like domain-containing protein, whose product MELYLDCLPCMLKQVLEAARLVTDDEELQETIMCEAFEEYSRNKPHRYAPEVCEDMHAVVKQYTGSADPYAEVKMRDIQIALSLEQSLSTALSDASDPVVTALKIAATGNVMDSAIYSGRYIESFLKEELDMPFAICDDVSFKVELEKSKSILIIGDNAGEAVFDKMLARHLSAEHEVIYAVRDEAIINDVTMMDALCVGMDNFATIVSTGCGAPGAVLEICSEEFLKLFQDADIVISKGQGNYEALSDASRSIFFLLKAKCPKIAKSIGVTVNDYVFKKHETATTKGGI is encoded by the coding sequence ATGGAATTATATTTAGATTGCTTGCCTTGCATGCTGAAGCAAGTACTGGAAGCAGCCAGATTGGTGACGGATGACGAAGAGCTTCAAGAAACGATCATGTGCGAGGCATTCGAGGAATATTCCAGAAACAAGCCTCACCGCTATGCGCCCGAAGTGTGTGAGGATATGCATGCAGTCGTGAAGCAATATACGGGTTCGGCCGATCCATACGCTGAAGTGAAAATGAGGGATATTCAAATTGCATTAAGCCTTGAGCAATCTCTATCAACAGCCCTTTCAGATGCAAGTGATCCTGTAGTCACAGCGTTGAAAATTGCTGCCACCGGGAATGTGATGGATTCGGCAATATACAGCGGTCGCTACATCGAATCATTCCTTAAAGAGGAGCTGGATATGCCCTTTGCGATCTGCGATGACGTTTCTTTCAAAGTAGAATTGGAAAAGTCAAAAAGCATTTTGATCATAGGGGACAATGCCGGCGAAGCGGTTTTCGACAAAATGTTGGCGCGCCATTTGTCTGCTGAGCATGAGGTCATCTATGCAGTCAGGGATGAAGCCATCATAAACGATGTAACCATGATGGATGCGCTTTGTGTCGGGATGGATAATTTTGCTACAATAGTATCGACAGGATGCGGTGCTCCTGGTGCAGTATTGGAAATATGCAGCGAGGAATTTCTGAAGCTATTTCAGGATGCTGATATTGTCATCAGCAAGGGGCAAGGGAACTATGAAGCGTTATCGGATGCATCACGCAGCATCTTCTTTTTGCTGAAAGCCAAATGCCCGAAAATAGCTAAGTCAATAGGGGTCACCGTCAATGACTATGTATTCAAGAAACATGAAACAGCTACAACGAAAGGAGGTATCTGA
- a CDS encoding DUF2975 domain-containing protein, producing MKRETFFLKAVVVLMGLPVVGLCIFIIPEIAAFLVELVPSLSYLQYPFMIGLYASAGIYFVALHQVFKLLGYIDKDLAFSDLTVQVLKNIKLCAAAIGGLFILFMPLIFMMGDMDDAPGIVLIGLIIIFACMVIAVFAAVLQKLLQNAIAIKQENDYTI from the coding sequence ATGAAACGAGAAACATTCTTTTTGAAGGCGGTCGTCGTTCTGATGGGCCTTCCGGTAGTGGGGCTATGCATTTTTATTATCCCGGAAATTGCGGCTTTCCTGGTCGAACTGGTGCCGAGCCTGTCGTATTTGCAATATCCATTTATGATCGGACTGTACGCATCTGCGGGCATTTATTTCGTCGCTCTGCACCAAGTCTTTAAACTGCTGGGCTACATCGATAAGGACTTGGCTTTTTCCGATTTGACGGTGCAAGTCCTGAAGAACATCAAACTCTGTGCGGCAGCGATCGGTGGGCTGTTCATCCTGTTCATGCCGCTCATTTTCATGATGGGAGATATGGATGACGCTCCCGGTATCGTCCTGATCGGATTGATCATCATATTCGCCTGCATGGTGATTGCCGTATTTGCCGCTGTCCTTCAAAAACTCCTGCAAAATGCGATCGCAATCAAGCAAGAAAACGACTACACGATATGA
- a CDS encoding MBL fold metallo-hydrolase, whose amino-acid sequence MIIKTLVENTSHDARFETEHGLSLYIETSRHKLLFDVGASDLFAKNAAKMGVDLTAVDTVVISHGHADHGGGLRTFLDMNKKAKVYVNQNAFDEHYSNRPSGIANIGLDRQLLVGDRFVFAGDYLKLDEELELFADVKVTRYYPSGNETLLMKKGSDLTQDDFSHEQNLIINDAGKTVLIAGCAHRGIVNIVEHFNTLKNSYPDVVIGGFHLYNRSKKQQEDPETIKEIAEWLLKTQSDYYTCHCTGLAPYALLKEQMKEKIGYLATGNQLILTN is encoded by the coding sequence ATGATAATCAAAACTTTGGTAGAAAACACGTCACATGATGCCCGATTTGAAACGGAACACGGACTCAGTCTCTACATTGAAACAAGTAGGCACAAGCTTCTCTTTGACGTGGGTGCGAGTGATCTCTTTGCGAAAAATGCCGCCAAGATGGGTGTCGACCTGACTGCGGTCGATACAGTGGTCATTTCGCACGGTCATGCGGATCATGGGGGCGGGTTACGCACTTTTTTGGATATGAATAAGAAGGCTAAAGTCTATGTGAACCAAAACGCTTTTGACGAACACTATTCGAATAGACCAAGCGGCATCGCCAATATCGGATTGGATCGGCAGCTCTTGGTTGGTGACCGGTTTGTATTTGCCGGAGATTACTTGAAATTAGATGAAGAGCTGGAACTTTTTGCCGATGTAAAAGTGACGAGATACTATCCCTCCGGCAATGAGACGCTTCTCATGAAAAAGGGATCGGACTTGACGCAAGATGATTTTTCTCATGAGCAGAATCTGATCATAAACGATGCAGGGAAAACGGTTTTGATAGCCGGTTGCGCCCATAGAGGGATAGTGAACATCGTGGAGCACTTCAATACGCTGAAAAACAGTTACCCGGACGTTGTTATCGGAGGATTCCATTTGTACAACCGATCGAAAAAACAGCAGGAAGATCCTGAAACGATCAAAGAAATCGCTGAATGGTTGTTGAAAACGCAATCGGATTATTATACGTGCCATTGCACCGGCCTTGCACCGTATGCGTTATTGAAAGAACAAATGAAAGAGAAGATTGGCTATTTGGCCACGGGAAACCAGTTGATTCTGACGAATTAA
- a CDS encoding DUF134 domain-containing protein codes for MARPRKWRKVCCLPRSDQFGPLNEKVDPEHIVTMSIDEYETIRLIDLEGFTQEQCAEQMAIARTTVQGMYNNARKKMAELIVNGKGLRIEGGDYKLCNEFEGNCGKGCRRRRCGNGPKRCKGREKLPEESTVSGQ; via the coding sequence ATGGCGAGACCAAGAAAATGGAGAAAAGTATGTTGTTTGCCAAGAAGCGATCAGTTTGGCCCTCTTAATGAAAAAGTAGATCCAGAGCACATCGTCACAATGAGTATAGACGAATACGAAACCATCCGTTTGATCGATCTGGAAGGTTTTACGCAGGAACAATGCGCGGAACAAATGGCTATCGCCCGGACTACTGTGCAGGGGATGTACAACAATGCTCGCAAAAAAATGGCAGAATTGATTGTGAATGGTAAAGGATTGAGGATCGAAGGCGGTGATTACAAACTGTGTAACGAGTTCGAAGGGAATTGTGGGAAGGGTTGCCGGAGACGCAGGTGCGGAAATGGCCCCAAAAGATGCAAGGGCAGGGAGAAATTACCTGAGGAATCAACTGTTTCAGGCCAATAA
- a CDS encoding radical SAM protein — translation MESMKYIYGPVPSRRLGISLGVSPIPKKTCNYSCIYCQLGKTDHFMNTREMFFPVAEILMEFDAFLKSAVPFDVVTIVGEGEPTLYLGLGELILGIKERTDKPVAVITNGALLYDAALRAELGLADIVLPTLDAYDTVSFRKINRPHRSIDFEKVNEGLITFSKEYTGSLWIEIMLIDGINDDDESLRKYAEALEKIKYDRVYINTPVRPPAETYAKEISPERMNRAVEILGGIPINFLDTEGFHSEIPDDYEAIMSIIKRHPMNQFEVDIFLASRGCDKLAIEDICSRMRADDKVTGIDYMGIVTYRLR, via the coding sequence ATGGAAAGCATGAAGTATATTTATGGACCAGTACCATCCAGACGTCTCGGAATTTCTTTAGGCGTCAGCCCGATTCCGAAAAAAACCTGCAACTATTCCTGCATCTACTGTCAACTGGGAAAGACGGACCATTTTATGAACACGCGGGAGATGTTTTTTCCTGTCGCGGAAATACTGATGGAATTTGATGCATTCCTGAAAAGTGCCGTACCGTTCGATGTTGTGACGATAGTCGGCGAGGGGGAGCCGACCCTGTATTTGGGCCTGGGGGAACTCATTCTTGGCATAAAGGAAAGGACCGATAAACCGGTCGCTGTGATCACAAACGGCGCCTTGCTTTATGATGCGGCTTTGCGTGCGGAATTGGGGTTGGCCGACATTGTGCTTCCAACGTTGGACGCATACGATACCGTTTCATTCAGGAAAATCAACCGTCCGCATCGATCCATTGACTTCGAGAAAGTGAACGAGGGATTGATTACGTTCTCGAAAGAGTACACCGGATCGCTGTGGATCGAAATCATGTTGATCGACGGAATCAATGACGATGACGAATCCCTCAGGAAGTATGCGGAGGCGCTGGAGAAAATAAAGTATGACCGTGTTTACATCAACACGCCAGTCCGGCCGCCCGCAGAGACTTACGCCAAAGAAATCAGCCCGGAAAGGATGAACCGCGCAGTCGAGATTTTGGGCGGCATCCCGATCAATTTTTTGGATACGGAAGGCTTCCACAGCGAAATCCCGGATGATTACGAAGCCATCATGAGCATCATCAAACGGCACCCGATGAACCAATTTGAAGTCGACATTTTTTTGGCCTCCAGGGGCTGCGATAAACTTGCCATAGAAGATATCTGTTCCAGAATGAGAGCGGACGATAAAGTCACCGGCATCGATTATATGGGCATTGTGACCTACAGGTTGCGTTGA
- a CDS encoding VOC family protein, whose translation MKIEHIGLWTSDLEKMREFYCDYFKATAGEMYHNQKTGFQSYFLSFADGTRLEIMHREDVIKGSQTNEILGFAHLAIAVGSKEIVDSLTQKLVDAGYPLLSPCRVTGDGYYESVIGDPEGNRIEITI comes from the coding sequence ATGAAAATAGAACATATCGGTCTTTGGACTTCAGATTTGGAAAAAATGAGAGAATTCTACTGTGATTATTTCAAAGCTACAGCGGGTGAAATGTACCATAACCAGAAAACGGGCTTCCAATCCTATTTCCTGTCCTTCGCGGATGGCACCAGATTGGAGATCATGCATCGCGAAGATGTGATCAAAGGTTCCCAAACCAATGAAATACTTGGCTTTGCGCATCTGGCCATCGCGGTCGGCAGCAAAGAAATTGTGGACTCCTTGACGCAAAAACTGGTGGATGCCGGCTATCCCCTGTTGAGCCCGTGCAGAGTGACCGGAGACGGCTACTACGAATCCGTCATCGGCGATCCGGAAGGAAACAGAATCGAAATCACGATCTAG